Proteins co-encoded in one Cyprinus carpio isolate SPL01 chromosome B5, ASM1834038v1, whole genome shotgun sequence genomic window:
- the LOC109107178 gene encoding myosin heavy chain, fast skeletal muscle-like — MSTDAEMAIYGKAAIYLRKPEKERIEAQNKPFDAKAACYVVDDKELYVKGTIKSRDGGKVTVIVNDTKEERVAKEDDVHPMNPPKFDKIEDMAMMTHLNEPSVLYNLKERYAAWMIYTYSGLFCATVNPYKWLPVYDAEVVAAYRGKKRMEAPPHIFSVSDNAYQAMLTDRENQSVLITGESGAGKTVNTKRVIQYFATVAVHGDKKKESSSKMQGSLEDQIIAANPLLEAYGNAKTVRNDNSSRFGKFIRIHFGTSGKLASADIETYLLEKSRVTFQLPDERGYHIFYQMMTNHKPELIEMTLITTNPYDFPMCSQGQITVASIDDKEELVATDTAIDILGFTAEEKMGIYKFTGAVLHHGNMKFKQKQREEQAEPDGTEEADKISYLLGLNSADMLKALCYPRVKVGNEFVTKGQTVPQVYNSVSALCKSIYERMFLWMVIRINQMLDTKQQRNFFIGVLDIAGFEIFDFNSMEQLCINFTNEKLQQFFNHHMFVLEQEEYKKEGIVWEFIDFGMDLAACIELIEKPMGIFSILEEECLFPKATDTSFKNKLYDQHLGKCNAFQKPKPAKGKAEAHFSLVHYAGTVDYNISGWLDKNKDPLNESVVQLYQKSSVKLLATLYPPVVEETGGGKKGGKKKGGSMQTVSSQFRENLGKLMTNLRSTHPHFVRCLIPNESKIPGLMENHLVIHQLRCNGVLEGIRICRKGFPSRILYGDFKQRYKVLNASVIPEGQFIDNKKASEKLLGSIDVDHDQYRFGHTKVFFKAGLLGTLEEMRDEKLAALVTMTQAVCRGYLMRREFVKMTERRDAIYTIQYNVRSFMNVKHWPWMKVYYKIKPLLKSAETEKELATMKEDFVKCKEDLAKAEAKKKELEEKMVALLQEKNDLQLQVASESENLSDAEERCEGLIKSKIQLEAKLKETTERLEDEEEINAELTAKKRKLEDECSELKKDIDDLELTLAKVEKEKHATENKVKNLTEEMAAQDESIAKLTKEKKALQEAHQQTLDDLQAEEDKVNTLTKSKTKLEQQVDDLEGSLEQEKKLRMDLERAKRKLEGDLKLAQESIMDLENDKQQSDEKLKKKDFETSQLLSKIEDEQSLGAQLQKKIKELQARIEELEEEIEAERAARAKVEKQRADLSRELEEISERLEEAGGATAAQIEMNKKREAEFQKLRRDLEESTLQHEATAAALRKKQADSVAELGEQIDNLQRVKQKLEKEKSEYKMEIDDLSSNMEVVAKAKANLEKMCRTLEDQLSEIKSKNDENLRQINDLSAQRARLQTENGEFGRQLEEKEGLVSQLTRGKQAITQQIEELKRQIEEEVKAKNALAHAVQSARHDCDLLREQFEEEQEAKAELQRGMSKANSEVAQWRTKYETDAIQRTEELEESKKKLAQRLQEAEEQIEAVNSKCASLEKTKQRLQGEVEDLMIDVERANSLAANLDKKQRNFDKVLAEWKQKYEEGQAELKGAQKEARSLSTELFKMKNSYEESLDQLETLKRENKNLQQEISDLTEQLGETGKSIHELEKAKKAVETEKAEIQTALEEAEGTLEHEESKILRVQLELNQVKGEIDRKLAEKDEEMEQIKRNSQRVIESMQSTLDSEVRSRNDALRIKKKMEGDLNEMEIQLSHANRQASEAQKQLRNVQGQLKDAQLHLDDALRGQEDMKEQVAMVERRNTLMQAEIEELRSALEQTERGRKVAEQELVDASERVGLLHSQNTSLLNTKKKLEADLVQIQSEVDDTVQEARNAEEKAKKAITDAAMMAEELKKEQDTSAHLERMKKNLEVTVKDLQHRLDEAENLAMKGGKKQLQKLESRVRELEAEVEAEQRRGADAVKGVRKYERRVKELTYQTEEDKKNLNRLQDLVDKLQLKVKAYKRQSEEAEEQANTHLSKLRKVQHELEETEERADIAESQVNKLRAKSRDAGKGKEAAE; from the exons ATGAGTACGGACGCGGAGATGGCCATTTATGGCAAGGCTGCCATTTACCTCCGTAAGCCTGAGAAGGAGAGAATCGAGGCTCAGAACAAACCGTTTGATGCCAAAGCTGCCTGCTATGTGGTTGATGATAAAGAGCTGTACGTCAAGGGAACGATCAAGAGCAGAGACGGTGGCAAAGTCACTGTCATTGTGAATGACACTAAAGAG GAGAGAGTTGCAAAGGAGGATGACGTCCACCCAATGAATCCTCCCAAGTTTGACAAGATTGAGGACATGGCCATGATGACCCATCTCAATGAACCCTCTGTGCTGTATAACCTCAAAGAGCGTTATGCCGCATGGATGATCTAC ACCTACTCTGGGCTGTTTTGCGCTACTGTGAACCCCTACAAGTGGCTCCCAGTGTATGATGCAGAAGTGGTGGCTGCCTACAGAGGCAAGAAGCGTATGGAGGCTCCACCCCACATCTTCTCTGTCTCTGACAATGCCTATCAGGCCATGCTGACTG ACAGAGAGAACCAGTCTGTCCTGATTAC TGGAGAATCTGGTGCTGGAAAGACTGTGAACACCAAACGTGTCATCCAGTACTTTGCCACAGTTGCAGTACATGGTGACAAGAAgaaagagagctccagcaaaatGCAG GGCTCTCTTGAGGATCAGATCATTGCAGCCAACCCTCTGCTTGAGGCTTATGGTAATGCCAAGACTGTGAGAAATGACAACTCCTCACGTTTT ggTAAATTCATCAGAATTCATTTCGGCACATCAGGAAAACTGGCTAGTGCTGATATTGAGACAT ATCTGCTGGAGAAGTCTAGAGTGACATTCCAGCTTCCAGACGAGAGAGGCTACCACATCTTCTACCAGATGATGACCAACCATAAGCCTGAGCTGATCG AAATGACGCTCATCACCACCAACCCTTATGACTTCCCCATGTGCAGTCAGGGTCAGATCACAGTGGCAAGCATTGATGATAAAGAGGAGCTGGTTGCTACTGAT ACTGCTATCGACATTCTGGGCTTCACTGCTGAGGAGAAGATGGGCATCTACAAGTTCACTGGAGCTGTGCTTCATCATGGTAACATGAAGTTCAAGCAGAAGCAGCGTGAGGAGCAGGCTGAGCCTGATGGCACAGAGG AGGCTGACAAAATCTCCTACCTTCTGGGTTTGAACTCTGCTGATATGCTGAAGGCTTTGTGCTACCCCAGAGTAAAAGTTGGAAATGAGTTTGTGACCAAAGGCCAAACTGTGCCACAG GTGTACAACTCTGTTAGTGCCTTGTGCAAATCTATCTATGAGAGGATGTTCTTGTGGATGGTCATTCGTATCAACCAGATGTTGGACACAAAACAGCAAAGAAATTTCTTCATTGGTGTGCTGGATATTGCTGGCTTTGAGATCTTTGAT TTCAACAGCATGGAGCAGCTGTGCATCAACTTCACTAATGAGAAACTGCAACAGTTTTTCAACCACCACATGTTTGTGCTGGAACAAGAGGAGTACAAGAAGGAGGGCATTGTTTGGGAGTTCATTGACTTTGGCATGGACTTGGCTGCCTGCATTGAGCTCATTGAGAAG CCCATGGGTATCTTCTCCATCCTTGAAGAGGAGTGCCTGTTCCCCAAGGCTACAGACACTTCCTTCAAGAACAAGCTGTATGATCAGCATCTTGGCAAGTGCAATGCTTTCCAGAAACCAAAGCCTGCCAAAGGCAAGGCTGAGGCCCACTTCTCCCTGGTCCACTACGCTGGAACTGTGGACTACAACATTTCTGGCTGGTTGGACAAGAACAAGGATCCACTGAACGAGTCTGTTGTGCAGCTTTACCAGAAGTCTTCTGTCAAACTGCTGGCTACTCTCTACCCACCTGTTGTTGAGG AGACTGGTGGTGGAAAGAAGGGAGGCAAGAAGAAGGGTGGTTCCATGCAGACTGTGTCTTCACAGTTTAGA GAGAACTTGGGCAAGCTCATGACCAACTTGAGGAGCACTCACCCTCACTTTGTGCGCTGTCTGATTCCCAATGAGTCCAAGATTCCAG GTCTCATGGAGAACCACCTGGTTATCCACCAGCTGAGATGTAACGGTGTGCTGGAGGGCATCAGAATCTGCAGAAAGGGCTTCCCCAGCAGAATCCTCTATGGTGACTTCAAGCAGAG ATACAAGGTGCTGAATGCCAGTGTAATCCCAGAGGGACAGTTTATTGACAACAAGAAAGCTTCTGAGAAACTCCTGGGATCCATCGATGTTGATCACGACCAGTACAGATTTGGACACACAAAG gTGTTCTTCAAAGCTGGTCTTCTGGGTACTCTTGAGGAGATGCGTGATGAGAAACTGGCTGCTCTGGTCACAATGACTCAGGCTGTCTGCCGTGGTTACCTGATGAGGAGAGAGTTTGTGAAGATGACGGAGAGGAG GGATGCAATTTACACCATCCAATACAACGTCCGCTCATTCATGAACGTCAAACACTGGCCATGGATGAAGGTTTACTACAAGATTAAGCCTCTGCTGAAGAGTGCTGAGACTGAGAAGGAGCTGGCAACCATGAAAGAGGACTTTGTAAAATGCAAAGAAGATCTTGCCAAGGCTGAAGCCAAAAAGAAGGAGCTTGAAGAGAAGATGGTGGCACTGCTGCAGGAGAAAAATGATCTACAGCTGCAAGTAGCATCT GAATCTGAGAACCTGTCAGATGCTGAGGAGAGGTGTGAGGGTCTGATCAAGAGCAAAATCCAGCTTGAAGCTAAACTCAAAGAGACAACTGAGAGACTGGAAGATGAGGAAGAAATCAATGCTGAACTGACAGCCAAGAAGAGGAAGCTGGAGGATGAGTGCTCTGAGCTGAAGAAAGACATTGATGACCTGGAGCTCACCTTGGCTAAAGTGGAAAAGGAGAAACATGCCACAGAAAACAAG GTCAAGAACTTGACTGAGGAAATGGCAGCTCAGGATGAGAGCATTGCCAAACTTACAAAGGAGAAGAAAGCCCTCCAAGAGGCACATCAGCAGACCCTGGATGATCTGCAAGCAGAGGAGGACAAAGTCAACACACTGACCAAATCCAAGACAAAGCTTGAGCAGCAAGTTGATGAT CTGGAAGGTTCCCTTGAACAAGAGAAGAAGCTCCGCATGGATCTTGAGAGAGCAAAGAGAAAGCTTGAAGGAGACCTGAAATTAGCCCAAGAATCCATCATGGACCTTGAGAATGACAAGCAACAATCGGATGAGAAGCTGAAGAA AAAAGACTTTGAAACAAGCCAGCTGCTCAGCAAGATTGAAGATGAACAATCTCTGGGTGCTCAACTCCAGAAGAAGATCAAGGAGCTTCAg GCTCGTATTGAGGAACTGGAGGAAGAGATTGAGGCTGAGCGTGCGGCTCGTGCCAAGGTTGAGAAGCAGAGAGCTGATCTCTCCAGGGAACTTGAGGAGATCAGTGAGAGGCTTGAGGAAGCTGGAGGAGCCACTGCTGCTCAGATCGAGATGAATAAGAAGCGTGAAGCTGAATTCCAGAAGCTGCGTCGTGATCTTGAAGAGTCCACCCTCCAGCATGAAGCTACGGCTGCTGCCCTCCGTAAGAAGCAGGCAGACAGTGTGGCCGAGCTGGGAGAGCAAATCGACAACCTCCAGCGTGTCAAGCAGAAGCTTGAGAAAGAGAAGAGTGAATACAAAATGGAGATTGATGATCTCTCCAGCAACATGGAGGTTGTTGCCAAAGCAAAG GCCAATCTTGAGAAGATGTGCCGTACCCTTGAGGACCAACTAAGTGAAATTAAGTCCAAGAATGATGAGAACCTTCGCCAGATAAACGACCTCAGTGCTCAAAGAGCAAGACTTCAAACTGAAAAT GGTGAGTTTGGCCGTCAGCTGGAAGAGAAAGAGGGTCTGGTTTCTCAGCTCACCAGAGGCAAACAAGCTATCACTCAGCAAATTGAGGAGCTTAAGAGGCAGATTGAAGAGGAGGTTAAG GCTAAGAATGCACTGGCCCATGCTGTACAATCAGCCCGTCATGACTGTGACCTGCTCCGTGAGCAGTTTGAGGAAGAGCAGGAGGCAAAGGCTGAGCTGCAGCGGGGAATGTCAAAGGCCAACAGTGAAGTTGCACAGTGGAGAACCAAATATGAAACTGACGCCATCCAGCGCACTGAGGAGCTTGAAGAGTCCAA GAAGAAGCTGGCTCAGCGTCTGCAAGAGGCAGAAGAACAAATTGAGGCTGTAAACTCCAAATGTGCATCTCTGGAGAAGACCAAACAGAGACTCCAGGGTGAGGTGGAGGATCTCATGATTGATGTGGAGAGAGCCAATTCCTTGGCTGCCAACCTTGACAAGAAGCAGAGGAactttgacaag GTCCTGGCAGAATGGAAGCAGAAATATGAGGAAGGTCAGGCAGAGCTGAAAGGTGCCCAGAAAGAGGCTCGTTCACTCAGCACTGAGCTGTTCAAGATGAAGAACTCCTATGAGGAGAGTCTGGATCAGCTGGAGACCCtcaagagagagaacaagaatcTGCAGC AGGAGATTTCAGATCTGACAGAGCAGTTGGGTGAGACTGGTAAGAGCATCCATGAGCTGGAAAAGGCCAAGAAGGCAGTGGAGACTGAAAAGGCAGAGATTCAGACCGCCCTGGAGGAGGCTGAA ggcACCCTGGAGCATGAGGAGTCCAAGATTCTTCGTGTCCAGCTTGAGCTTAACCAGGTCAAGGGTGAGATTGACAGGAAGCTTGCAGAGAAAGATGAGGAGATGGAGCAGATCAAGAGGAACAGCCAGAGAGTCATTGAATCCATGCAGAGCACTCTGGATTCTGAGGTCAGGAGCAGGAATGATGCCCTGAGAATCAAGAAGAAGATGGAGGGAGACCTCAATGAGATGGAGATTCAGCTGAGCCACGCCAATCGCCAGGCTTCTGAGGCCCAGAAACAGCTCAGGAACGTTCAGGGACAACTCAAG GATGCCCAGCTGCACCTTGACGATGCTCTGAGAGGACAGGAAGACATGAAGGAGCAGGTGGCAATGGTGGAGCGCAGAAACACTCTGATGCAAGCTGAGATTGAGGAGCTGAGATCTGCTCTGGAGCAGACAGAGAGAGGCCGCAAAGTGGCTGAACAAGAGCTGGTGGACGCCAGTGAGCGTGTTGGGCTGCTGCACTCTCAG AACACAAGTCTCCTGAACACCAAGAAGAAGCTTGAGGCTGACcttgttcagatccagagtgaagTTGACGACACTGTACAGGAAGCCAGGAATGCAGAAGAGAAGGccaagaaggccatcactgat GCTGCAATGATGGCAGAAGAACTCAAGAAGGAGCAGGACACCAGTGCTCACCTTGAGAGGATGAAGAAGAATCTGGAGGTGACAGTGAAGGACCTGCAGCACCGTCTGGATGAGGCTGAGAATCTGGCCATGAAGGGAGGAAAGAAACAACTCCAGAAACTGGAGTCCAGA GTCCGTGAGCTTGAGGCTGAAGTTGAGGCAGAGCAGAGACGTGGAGCTGATGCTGTTAAAGGTGTCCGCAAATATGAGAGGAGAGTCAAGGAGCTCACCTACCag ACTGAGGAGGATAAGAAGAACCTCAACAGACTGCAGGATCTGGTTGACAAGCTTCAGCTGAAGGTCAAGGCTTACAAGAGGCAGTCTGAAGAAGCT GAGGAACAAGCCAATACTCACCTTTCCAAGTTGAGGAAGGTGCAGCATGAGCTGGAGGAGACTGAGGAGCGTGCAGACATTGCTGAGTCTCAGGTCAACAAGCTCAGAGCCAAGAGCCGTGATGCTGGAAAG GGCAAAGAGGCAGCTGAGTGA